The Trichosurus vulpecula isolate mTriVul1 chromosome 9, mTriVul1.pri, whole genome shotgun sequence region TTACAGCAGCCACCATCCCATGGTCCCTTGCCAGCCACTTTTCCATGAGAATTTCAGCTGCCAGCTCAAGGAGGGGGCTTTGCCATGCTAAGCCACATCTGAACCCACAAATCCCATGCAGTGGagggtttttgttctttttttattgcaCACACACCGATCTATGCAGGGGAAaggatgctgaatttggagtcggacaacctgagttcaaagcccagctctgtTGCCAACTGGCTGTGTGCTCTTAGACAAGTCCCTCCCCCTAGATTTCCTCACCCACTCTGGAAATCAGGGGATTAAATGGGCTCTGGAGCAccgccccaccccatccccaaagcTCTCACATTCCATGATCTATGAAAATCTACATTGACTCGGACAGCCCCAGCAGGACCTTTCCCAAAGAgccatttttttaatttcataaaactggaaggaatttcTGGCCAGCCAactttgggaaggaaggagacaagatCGCAAATGTCTTTGCTCAATCAAAACCCCTGGGACTAGAGAACagtggggggaagaagagaagcagaaagaaattgggaaaaaaaaagtaacgaGAAGGGTTAGGGACTGAGGAGGAAACATGAACAGAAGGGGGACCAAGGTCACCCTCTGCCTCCTAAACCCAGAGCCTGACATGCGTAACAAGGCAATGAACTGGTCAGGAGATCCAGCTCTGCCTCGATCACTGAGTAAATGTGGGTTCACTTCAGATctggtgctggaagggacctccgaaGGCCATGTAataaatcccctcattttatagatgaggaaaccgaggccagaTAAGTGGTGTGATTTATCCAAGGACCCGAATGCAGGCACTCTGAATGACAAATCACCAGCACTGTCCTGGGTTAGTCGAACCAGTTAAATGGAAGAAGAGTTACCACAGAGCCTTGCACAAGGTTAACAAGTCAGTGTTTGGTGAgcgaatgaataaatgaatgagtaagtgaatgaatgaaggtcAGCTCTCCCTACTTATGGACCAAGACATAACAACAGACAAcagatctcaaagcactttggATAAAGGGAGATCCCATCACCTATGCCCCAGCCGTAGTCCCAGGACGACAAGACCGGATACCGAAACTTGTCCTCTGGCTTCTGCTGCCACCGCGCCTGCAGGTAGAGGAGTCTCCCTTTGCCCTCTTGGGAGATGCCCTGATACAGCAGCTGCCCGGTCTTAGGGGTGGCAGGTCTCATCTCGGGCAGGAGGGGCTCAGCCATGGCATCCTCCATCTGccccttcttatccccttcctggAGAGACTGGACACCAGCTCCTTCTGGGGAGGTCCTCTTCTCTGAGCACTCCATCCTCGAGGGACTGATGGGAGGCAGTGGGCATGGGTCTGGagctggggagagaaaggggaccTGGAGCTTCTTCCTGGGGCCGGGAACTCGTGGGTACTTGTGGGCAAACTTAAGCCTCCAGTGCGCCCGACTGTACGCCTCCTTCTCAATGAGTTCTGTCCAGCAGGCCTGATTCCTGGTGGACAGCAGGTCCCTCATTCTGGGAGGCGGCAGAAGCCCTCGGAGGTGCTGACCCGGCTTCCACTAcgcaggggctggggctggggctgctcCTTTGTTTGGGGCCAGCTGCTGCCAGGCAGCCACCAATGGCCTGAAGACCCAGGAGGCAGAGCCTGAAGATCAAATTACTTCTGGAGAACCAAaggctccctcctcttccctgtccCCTGAATCAGAGCCCAGAGAGGCCAGACACATAGGCAGGGAGACACACGCCCATCAGAGAGTCCTTGTCTCTGAAATCTGAAGACCTGCCTTCCATCTGTGGAGGGAGTTATCCACACCTAGCATTTCCTTTAaggatgaaattaaaataaaatgaaaataagaaagtgGTACGATACCAATAAACCGTAGTTATTTCAAGTTTGTGAGAGGCTTTGTCTATCCTTGAACCAACAGAATTTATATATAACGGCAGACAGTGTGCTGCAGCGCAAGGCGGGtgggatgtggagtcagaggacctgagtttgaaccccAACTCTGCTAATTAGGCGACTAGTTAACACAtgacacagtgcatagagtgatAGACCTGGAGGcagagaaacctgagttcaaatctggcctcagacacttactggctgtgtgaccctgggcaagtcacttcacctgtgtttgccttagtttcctcgccTGTAATTGCTGTGGGTGAGACCTAGGGCAGGGCACTTAaactgtgtctcagtttccttatctaaagaGGCTGCTCTGCTGGGCTGATGACCTCCAGGGTCCCCTGCAGCTCTCCATCCAGGGTCCTATGATCCTCCCAGAAAGAACAGGCCCAGGAGTTCTTTCTTTCACTGTGTGTGATGTTCCCGGCCCCTAGCAGGCAGCAGACACTTGTCCAGTGGTAGCATCCCAGAGAAGCCTGTACTCCCTCCAGTCCCTACCTCTGGGGATGGGGCAAAGCCTGCCCCTGGCCCTCCCGGCCCTCCCCAGAGGCAGCCGTGCCTCTGACCAGTGACCGCATGAACTTCTGTTTGAGAAGTCCCAGGAACCAGATGAGCTCTGGCCGCCCAATCTTCACGAAGCCAATGAGGAATCATGGAGAGATGGCGCCTCTCAGGTCTAAGCATGCCCTCTGCCTCAGTGAGGCAGGGTAGTAAGCGCCCTACCATATTGAGAGGCAGCCATGGCCTAGGAAAGGCCACACAGGACTTGGGTCAGACATGAATTTGGGTCCTAGCTAAGACACTTACAATCTGGGAAGCCAGGGGCACcctcacctctctgtgcctcagtttccttacctctaATTCAACAGTATCCCCCCAAGTCACCTTGGACCCTGGGGCATCCCCAGAGCCTTCCACTAAGAGCCTGGGCACAGACAGGACACTCCATACTGAAGAATGCCGCTGACCAGGGCACTGAGCTGTCCCCAGCCTTCCTGCCCCTCACGCTCCAGTGTCCAGTCCCTCAGGCGCAGGCTTCTCGGTGAAACTtggaggaagaaataataaatgacatCTGACATTTCTATGGCCATCAAAGGTTCAGAATGTGcttatgacaaccctgtgaaCTAGGTCTAACATGAGgccagttagtcagtcaataaacatttattaagcacctactatgtgcaccaGATTCTGTGCTTAaacactggggctacaaagaagggcaaaggatagtccttgacctcaaggggctcacagtctaatggagggagagaatgtatAAATAATCTGCATGTAAAGTAAATAGGAAATgagagagggaaggccctaggaTTGcaaggttgggaaaggcttcctggagaaggtgggattttagctaggacttgaagggaGCCCTACTATGGGAGCCAAGGAGGGACAGCGTTctgggcatggaggacagccccAGATAATGCCCCCATTTGGGAGATGGAACATCAAGGGGGCTCCAAGACAATGCCACCGTCACTgtcggaggtgggatttgaatctgggtcattCCCTACCCTGAGCCCAGGGCTCTTCTTGCTCCATCACACAGCAGGAAGGGCCAGGAGCAGGACCGGCCAGGAGGGCCGCCAGGGAGCCTCTGAACACTCGCAGGTGCTCTTGTGGCCCCCAGGGGGCGCTCCAACCCAACCCAACTCAGGCTATGCAATCTTGCTGGAACAGACCTCAGAGCTTTACAAGCTTCACAGACCAGTGCCGTTccagacctcagaggccatcttgtccacacctatcattttacaggtggggaaaccaaggcccggTGAGGCGAAGGTCACACTAATCAGCATCCGAGGAGTTTGTTCCACTGGGCCACCCGAACCTAAGCAGCAGTCCTTACACAATCCCCCATGAATGAGGATTATTCAACATCCAATTCTATtcagcaagcaattattaagcaccaactgtgtacCAGAcgctgctaggtgctggggacagaaagacaaaaataagccAATTGTTGCTCTTCCTCTACTAGAAGACCTCCCATGACAGGGAACTCATCACCCTCCCCTCATTCCTCCCCTGCTCCTCTTGTAAGACTGCCCCTCTCACTCTGGGACAGCTCCGATGGTTTGGAAATACGTCCAATCGGAATCTTCCTCTGCATTTCCCACTTGGGGCTCCTGCCTCGGTCCTCTTGATGCATGAAATAGAAAAGATGTCAGGTCAGAGACAGCTCAAAGCAATGAACTCAGCCCCGGCCTGGGTCCTAGACAGCCTCTAGCCACTTGTTATGGGACCCCTTTCACAGGGAATAAATCATCCCATTTACGGCACAACCCCTCTGAAACtcagcagctagatggcaccatagtgcataaagTGTCcagcctggaataaggaagactcatcttcctgagttcaaatcctgcctcagatatttgccagctgtgtgaccccgggcaagtcacataaccctgtttgcctcagtttcctcatctgtaaaatgagctggagaaggaaatggtgaactgcTCCATTATCTCTGCCGACAAAACCTCAAACAAGATCATAAAGTCAGCTCAGGCTAAATGGACACAACCACAAATCTCtgaaactcaatttcctcacctgcaaaatggggctaatcATAATCGGACCTTTccctttaaagtctgcaaagtagTCTCTGCTTTATTATTGATCAACCAACAAAAAGCATTTGTTGGACGCCActgtgtgctaagccctggagatgcaaagacaaagctGAAGGTTTTTGCCatgaaggagctcacattctactggaatAGAGCTTCAGCAAGAGCTCAGAGGAATGAagcaagaaagcatttattaggtgcctactgtgtactaggtgctagggatagaaagacagtCCTAGCCCTCAAGGGCCTCAGTCAGTTGAGGGAGACCTCATCACTGTGTGGTGGTCCTCCATCTAATCTTATTTCCACtttatggaagaggaaggaaCCTACGTGCCTTTtccatctcacagagttgttctaAGAACCTAATGAATTTACCTAGAAATGTTTTGCCAACAGTCAAGAGTTCTTCTGTACATGGCACAGAATGTACCCTCGGTGATGAATCTGGGATCCCCGGAGCTCCAAGATCTTGGAAGAGGCTAAGGGTCTCCTCTCCCAGGGTCtagagtgggggtgaggggagagccccctccccacacatacacacccaactCAGCCCTTTGCTCCCTTGCCTTCCACCCTCCTCTGCACCTCCAGCCAGGCTGGGCTATATCCAGCCTCCCTCTAGATTGCCTGGGGTTTGGAAGTATCCACAATGAGGTGAAAGTGGTTAGGGAGGAAACCATGACTTCTTTGAGTTCTAGCTCAGGCTGAAAACCACAGATGATACACCAGAAACCCCCAACCAGAGACCCATTGAAAgatgaggtggggggagaagggtcGGTTTTGGGAACCCTGGCCACTTATGCCCCATGATTTGTCCCCAGAGGAGGGACTTTACTGCCCCCCAACAAGCCCAAGTGATCATGGCATCACAGTTCTAGGGCTGGAGGGGACCAGAGAAACCacccccctcatcttacagagatggaaactgaggccgagagattaagagacttgaccagggtcatgcaTTTAGTTTGAGGTAGCATTTTAGACCCGCCGGTGCCCTGTCCAATCTCCTACCCCAGGATGAGTTTCGCTAAAGGAATTCCTTCCGCCAGCATGATGGGGATAGGCCTTCCACAGAGGACCTGAAGAGCCAAAGAATGTGAGGGGCTGAGTAACCGggccctctcattttgcaggaaCCTGAGCTGCCGGGTATGGGTTGTGCCCTAATGGCTAAGAAGgctcaggggaagaggagaaggaaaggaggtgtGGATGGCTGTCGAAAGGTTACCCAGATAGCGAGATAGCTTTATCTCGAGGCCTTGTCACAGCTAGATAAGTAAGTCGGAAAGGAGTGAGGGGCCCTTGGATGGGAGCCACAACTCCAGACTGTAAATTCCAAGCCTCCTCCCTGCCTTTAAGAACTCTGGAGTCGGGGGAAGCTCATGTGAAATACCAAATCCATGAGACGCAGAACAACCGTGGGCTTTAGGGCTCCGGCAAAACAGGCCAGAACAATGGGAAGAAGGAATCTTTTGTTTCAGAAAAGCCTTCCCACCCCCAGTGGGAACAGTATACATTTATAAGAtgagctgggggaaaaaaagacaacccACCAGACAAACCAATAATCCAGTTCTCCCTTTAGTCCACACCCCTCCATGTGATTTCAGCAATCCTGCCAAGACCTTTCAATTTTTCGGTGTGTCCCCTTTTAACTGCCTCATTAACAAAGGACTCCAGTCAGTCCTGTCTCCAAGTGAAAGGGACTCACTTGTGTGAGCCTTGACTTCTATAACAAAACCTACAAAAGAACCCTCTCccttgcctccttccctcccaccccacaacAGTGGGCCCAGGGAGCCTTCCAATGGTCCATATCATTGGCTTGGCCCGACTTCTCTCAGGACAGTCAGGCAGATCTTGGGAATCTGTGTGTCTCATAACCGCCTGGGGAGGAGCCAATGGCTTTTAGCCATTCGACCAgacttttttctgatttttataaaAACATTGGGGGTTTGGCAAATGCTGGGCTCACATTTTGCCTTTAGCATTCATTATGTTGTGAATTTCAGGGGGAATTAGATCCTTATGGCCTCCATTAACTTAAACTAAACACATCAGAATGTTGCTTTTGAGAAACTTTTGATGTCCCCCAACTCGGCATGTGGGTCAGTGGCCGGGTGTTTATAAATTGAACTGGAAAAAAGAGCCAA contains the following coding sequences:
- the LOC118832315 gene encoding protein ATP6V1FNB is translated as MRDLLSTRNQACWTELIEKEAYSRAHWRLKFAHKYPRVPGPRKKLQVPFLSPAPDPCPLPPISPSRMECSEKRTSPEGAGVQSLQEGDKKGQMEDAMAEPLLPEMRPATPKTGQLLYQGISQEGKGRLLYLQARWQQKPEDKFRYPVLSSWDYGWGIGDGISLYPKCFEICWDSMKEAKAPVHARSRLIRDTFYFRNGVFHQPSRSDQRL